A part of Bacteroidota bacterium genomic DNA contains:
- a CDS encoding GNAT family N-acetyltransferase produces MFLRGEKIILRYMQPTDAAMLHKWENDTSHWKMSGTEKPFTKKEIKKFISSRHDIYLEGQLRWMIELSPSAKEAERNSIGCIDLFDFSERERKSGIGILIDKNFRANGYASEAVSLLATYCFEILNLKKLCCTISKDNIASIKLFRKNKFKITNRKNHELFLELMNH; encoded by the coding sequence ATGTTTCTTCGTGGAGAAAAAATAATTCTTCGTTATATGCAGCCCACCGATGCCGCTATGCTGCATAAATGGGAGAACGATACATCGCATTGGAAAATGAGCGGAACAGAAAAACCATTTACTAAAAAAGAAATCAAAAAATTTATTTCAAGCCGGCACGATATTTACCTCGAGGGGCAATTGCGGTGGATGATTGAATTATCGCCTTCCGCAAAAGAGGCGGAGAGAAATAGTATCGGCTGCATTGACCTTTTTGATTTTAGCGAACGCGAACGAAAATCGGGAATAGGAATTCTGATTGATAAAAATTTCCGCGCGAACGGCTATGCCTCCGAAGCAGTATCGCTTCTTGCAACCTATTGCTTTGAAATTCTCAATCTGAAAAAACTATGCTGCACCATTTCAAAAGACAATATTGCCAGCATAAAACTTTTCAGGAAGAATAAATTTAAAATTACAAACAGGAAAAACCATGAATTGTTTCTTGAGTTGATGAATCATTAA
- a CDS encoding tetratricopeptide repeat protein, with the protein MYSLLRNIFLSSLLLIIVFSVFHCGSSEEKENKTSEMKTYKNLSAEVNYVGMAKCKQCHYDKYETFIETGMGKSFDNATKKKSSAKFGAHAIVYDKFSDLYYHPFWNGDTLNILEFRLQGKDTVHKRTEKADYIIGSGQHTNSHLFRTNGYLHQMPATFYTQKEEWDLPPGFENGYNKRFARIIGLECMSCHNSFPDFVMGSENKFNSVPNGIGCERCHGPGEIHVKEKEAGIAVDTSKEIDYSIVNPAKLPVDLQFDVCQRCHLQGNAVLKEGKSFYDFRPGMKLSEVMDVFLPKYENGEDDFIMASHAERLKQSKCFIKTSLVGISNPDQQLKPYKNGLTCVTCHNPHVSVKVTGKEVFNNACKNCHGNKIQIVCSEKPETRNLKQDNCVGCHMPKSGSIDIPHVTITDHFIRKPQKKVDASSVKKFIGLFAINEKNPEPQVLAEAYMNQFEKFTHSAAFLDSAKKYLPDNSPDEIEKNIRLLTRLYFLKEDFVKIIFYAKAVGEKKMLKKILVHASYDNKDAWACYEIGESFSHSGNSKAAEPFYKKAMELAPYNLDFINKLALNLLSKNKKEEAQKLYGKILSEDSNYTAAWCNLGFIYLQNGNAEKANSFYDKAIALDPDYEQALLNKAGLLLYEKKNSEALACVKRILKINPKNEQALAIQMRLKK; encoded by the coding sequence ATGTATTCTCTTCTCAGAAATATTTTTCTGTCTTCTCTTCTTCTCATTATTGTCTTTTCCGTTTTTCACTGCGGTTCTTCTGAAGAGAAAGAAAATAAAACTTCGGAAATGAAAACTTATAAAAATCTTTCTGCCGAAGTAAACTATGTGGGCATGGCAAAATGCAAGCAATGCCATTACGATAAATACGAAACGTTCATTGAAACAGGAATGGGAAAATCATTCGACAACGCAACGAAGAAAAAATCTTCTGCAAAGTTTGGCGCGCACGCAATCGTCTATGATAAATTTTCTGATTTATATTATCATCCGTTCTGGAATGGCGACACACTGAACATTCTCGAGTTTCGTTTGCAGGGAAAAGACACTGTGCACAAGCGAACGGAGAAAGCGGATTACATCATCGGCTCGGGGCAGCATACCAACTCGCATCTTTTCCGCACGAACGGTTATCTGCATCAGATGCCCGCTACATTTTATACGCAGAAAGAAGAATGGGATTTGCCTCCCGGTTTTGAAAACGGTTACAACAAACGTTTCGCGCGCATCATCGGGTTGGAATGCATGAGTTGCCACAACTCTTTTCCCGATTTTGTAATGGGCTCGGAAAATAAATTCAATTCCGTTCCTAATGGAATCGGCTGCGAGCGATGCCACGGTCCGGGAGAAATTCATGTGAAAGAAAAAGAAGCGGGCATTGCGGTTGACACTTCTAAAGAAATTGATTATTCCATTGTGAACCCCGCAAAACTTCCGGTTGATTTGCAGTTTGATGTTTGCCAGCGCTGCCATTTGCAGGGAAACGCGGTGCTGAAAGAAGGAAAATCATTTTACGATTTTCGCCCGGGAATGAAACTCTCGGAGGTGATGGATGTTTTTCTTCCCAAGTATGAAAACGGTGAAGATGATTTCATCATGGCATCACATGCAGAGAGATTAAAACAAAGCAAATGTTTTATTAAAACTTCGCTGGTCGGGATTTCAAATCCCGACCAACAACTCAAACCATATAAAAATGGATTGACTTGCGTTACCTGCCATAATCCTCATGTGAGTGTGAAAGTTACCGGCAAAGAAGTTTTTAATAATGCCTGCAAGAATTGTCACGGAAATAAAATACAAATAGTATGCAGCGAAAAACCTGAAACCAGAAACTTGAAACAGGATAACTGCGTTGGCTGCCACATGCCTAAGAGCGGTTCAATAGATATTCCGCATGTAACCATTACCGACCATTTCATTCGAAAGCCGCAGAAGAAAGTAGATGCTTCCTCTGTCAAAAAATTTATCGGTCTATTCGCCATCAATGAAAAAAATCCGGAGCCGCAGGTGTTGGCGGAAGCATACATGAACCAGTTTGAAAAGTTCACGCACAGTGCTGCTTTTCTCGATTCGGCAAAAAAATATCTGCCCGATAATTCACCGGATGAAATTGAAAAAAACATTCGCTTGCTTACAAGATTATATTTTCTGAAAGAGGACTTTGTTAAAATAATTTTTTATGCGAAGGCAGTTGGAGAGAAAAAAATGCTTAAAAAAATTCTTGTGCATGCTTCGTACGACAACAAAGATGCATGGGCTTGCTATGAAATAGGTGAATCCTTTTCTCATTCTGGAAATAGTAAAGCCGCTGAGCCGTTTTACAAAAAAGCGATGGAACTTGCTCCGTACAATCTGGATTTTATAAATAAACTTGCCCTAAATCTTCTCAGCAAGAATAAAAAAGAAGAAGCGCAGAAGTTATACGGGAAAATTCTTTCGGAAGATTCAAATTATACAGCCGCGTGGTGCAATCTCGGATTTATTTATCTTCAAAACGGAAACGCGGAAAAAGCAAATTCATTTTATGACAAAGCCATCGCGCTCGACCCCGATTACGAACAGGCATTGCTCAACAAAGCAGGTCTTTTGCTCTATGAAAAAAAGAACAGCGAGGCGCTTGCCTGCGTGAAAAGAATTCTGAAAATAAATCCGAAGAACGAACAGGCGCTTGCAATACAAATGAGATTGAAAAAATAA
- the mltG gene encoding endolytic transglycosylase MltG — MAKKKRNIFLKIILWLLFFLLLTGGTAAYLGYRILYLPNTSSEIKKSQLIFIPTGSAFEQVLDTLRAKKILKHEKNFIWLAQIKKYKDKVKPGRYRILSGMSSNEIINLLRAGLQEPVNLTFTNIRTKEELISHVCKKIEADSVQLTALLNNEQWLKQNLGLKSETVLTLFIPNTYQLNWNTSAKQFVERMQSEYKKFWTEERKKKAKEINLTQTQVSILASIVQAEQLEFPDERPTIAGLYLNRIKSGMELQSDPTVIYALGDFTICRVLDKDKEVDSPYNTYKHAGLPPGPIYIPEISSLDAVLNYQKNDYLYMCAKEDFSGKHNFAKTLKEHNCNAEKYRSALNKQKVFR, encoded by the coding sequence ATGGCGAAGAAAAAAAGAAACATATTCCTGAAAATTATTTTGTGGCTTCTGTTTTTTCTTCTGCTCACGGGAGGAACTGCCGCTTACCTCGGCTACCGAATACTCTACCTGCCGAATACATCTTCAGAAATAAAAAAATCTCAACTCATTTTTATTCCCACCGGTTCTGCCTTTGAACAAGTGCTCGACACACTGCGCGCAAAAAAAATTCTGAAGCATGAAAAAAATTTCATCTGGCTGGCGCAAATTAAAAAATATAAAGACAAAGTGAAACCCGGCAGGTACCGCATTCTTTCCGGCATGAGCAGCAATGAAATCATCAACCTGCTGCGTGCAGGATTACAGGAGCCGGTGAATCTTACTTTCACCAACATCCGCACGAAAGAAGAATTGATTTCGCACGTGTGCAAAAAAATTGAAGCCGATTCCGTTCAACTCACCGCGCTGCTGAACAACGAGCAGTGGCTCAAACAAAATCTCGGCTTGAAGAGCGAAACCGTTCTCACGCTTTTCATTCCCAACACGTATCAACTCAACTGGAACACTTCGGCAAAGCAGTTTGTGGAGCGCATGCAAAGTGAATACAAAAAATTCTGGACGGAGGAGCGGAAGAAAAAAGCAAAAGAAATTAATCTCACGCAAACACAGGTCTCCATTCTCGCTTCCATTGTGCAGGCGGAACAGTTGGAGTTTCCCGATGAACGCCCAACCATTGCGGGATTATATCTGAACCGCATAAAATCAGGAATGGAACTTCAAAGCGACCCCACGGTGATTTACGCGCTCGGAGATTTTACCATTTGCCGCGTGCTCGATAAAGATAAAGAAGTGGATTCGCCTTACAACACGTATAAACATGCCGGCTTGCCACCGGGACCTATTTACATTCCCGAAATTTCTTCCCTTGATGCGGTGCTTAATTACCAGAAGAACGATTATCTCTACATGTGCGCCAAAGAAGATTTTTCCGGTAAACATAATTTTGCCAAAACGCTGAAGGAACATAACTGCAACGCGGAAAAATACCGCAGCGCGCTGAATAAGCAGAAGGTGTTCAGGTAA
- a CDS encoding T9SS type A sorting domain-containing protein, translating into MRKLYSSFILFSFSVAMFGQCPMVVNSSKLSDANCYGQCTGSAYAVASNGTPPYHYLWMPGSQTTQTATGLCPGTYTISVTDATPCPAVTATVAIGQNPPLTVSTWSWSPICIGDCSSITANASGGDGGPYTYSWTPAITQPPVATCPTVTTTYTVLAADGLGCTATGTTAIIVNPKPVCTICPSVDTICVGQSVVLIANGGVCYSWYPGGQTTAAIQVSPTITTTYSVSVIDANGCSYIYQGCFTTYPMTVYVSPCTGVNDIFSLEDFQAYPNPTSNGLFEILFTSGKEDNLDIEIRDELGQIVYSETLNKFSGRYKQTLNLSQFGRGVYFIAVTNKEKTFLRRKIIY; encoded by the coding sequence ATGAGAAAATTATATTCCTCTTTTATTTTATTTTCTTTTTCTGTTGCAATGTTCGGGCAATGCCCGATGGTTGTAAACAGTTCTAAACTTTCAGATGCGAATTGCTACGGGCAGTGTACCGGTTCTGCTTATGCTGTGGCGAGCAACGGAACCCCGCCTTACCATTATTTGTGGATGCCCGGTTCACAAACCACACAAACAGCAACGGGTCTTTGCCCCGGAACCTATACAATATCGGTAACGGATGCTACTCCTTGTCCGGCTGTAACTGCAACGGTTGCGATTGGACAAAATCCTCCGCTTACAGTATCAACCTGGTCATGGAGTCCAATATGTATAGGTGATTGTTCTTCAATTACTGCAAATGCAAGCGGAGGAGATGGAGGTCCTTACACATATTCATGGACACCTGCTATTACACAACCTCCCGTTGCTACTTGTCCAACCGTGACTACAACGTATACCGTTCTTGCTGCAGATGGTTTAGGATGCACAGCAACCGGAACAACAGCAATTATAGTTAATCCAAAACCGGTTTGTACAATTTGTCCGTCAGTTGATACTATTTGTGTGGGACAGTCAGTAGTTCTTATTGCAAACGGAGGCGTATGTTATAGTTGGTACCCGGGCGGACAAACAACCGCAGCTATTCAAGTAAGCCCGACAATTACTACTACTTATTCGGTTTCAGTTATTGATGCGAATGGTTGTTCGTATATATACCAAGGTTGTTTTACTACATATCCCATGACCGTATATGTTTCTCCATGTACGGGAGTGAATGATATTTTTTCTTTAGAAGATTTTCAAGCATATCCCAATCCAACATCAAATGGTTTATTTGAAATTTTATTCACTTCAGGTAAAGAAGATAATCTGGATATTGAAATCAGGGATGAACTCGGGCAAATTGTTTACAGCGAAACGCTGAATAAATTTTCAGGACGCTACAAGCAGACATTAAATCTCTCGCAATTCGGGAGAGGAGTTTATTTTATTGCAGTAACAAATAAAGAAAAAACATTCCTGCGGAGAAAAATTATTTATTAG